A single region of the Pontimicrobium sp. SW4 genome encodes:
- the kbl gene encoding glycine C-acetyltransferase translates to MYGKIKEHLLKEIQDIKDNGLYKEERIITSAQGAEIILNTGETVLNFCANNYLGLSAHPEVIQAAKDTMDTHGFGMSSVRFICGTQDIHKELEQKIADFYGTEDTILYAAAFDANGGVFEPLLTADDAIISDSLNHASIIDGVRLCKAARYRYKNNDMADLEKQLQDANTNGARFKIIVTDGVFSMDGLVAPLDEICNLADKYDAMVMIDECHATGFIGKTGRGTLEEKGVMGRIDIITGTLGKAMGGAMGGYTTGKKEIIDMLRQRSRPYLFSNSLAPAIVGASIKVFDLLSNDTTLRDKLEWNTNYFKKGIKEAGFDIVDGDSAIVPVMLYDAKLSQIMANKLLEEGIYVIGFFFPVVPREKARIRVQLSAAHEKEHLDKAIAAFIKVGKALEIV, encoded by the coding sequence ATGTACGGAAAAATAAAAGAACATTTACTAAAAGAAATTCAAGACATAAAAGATAACGGCCTTTACAAAGAAGAACGTATAATAACCTCAGCTCAAGGCGCCGAAATCATATTAAACACAGGAGAAACCGTTTTAAATTTTTGTGCCAACAACTATTTAGGATTGTCCGCACACCCAGAAGTTATTCAAGCTGCGAAAGATACTATGGATACTCATGGTTTTGGAATGTCGTCTGTACGTTTTATTTGCGGAACACAAGATATACACAAAGAATTGGAACAAAAAATTGCTGATTTTTATGGTACTGAAGATACTATACTTTATGCTGCGGCTTTTGATGCTAACGGCGGAGTTTTTGAGCCTCTTTTAACTGCTGATGATGCCATAATCTCTGATTCTTTAAACCACGCTTCTATTATTGATGGTGTTCGTTTGTGTAAAGCAGCGAGATATCGCTATAAAAACAATGATATGGCTGATCTTGAAAAGCAACTTCAAGATGCAAATACTAATGGAGCTCGTTTTAAAATTATTGTAACAGATGGTGTGTTTTCTATGGACGGTCTGGTAGCGCCTTTGGATGAAATTTGTAATCTAGCAGATAAATACGACGCCATGGTTATGATAGACGAATGTCATGCAACAGGCTTTATAGGAAAAACGGGAAGAGGTACTTTAGAAGAAAAAGGTGTTATGGGTCGCATAGATATTATTACTGGAACCTTAGGAAAAGCTATGGGAGGTGCTATGGGCGGCTATACAACAGGTAAAAAGGAAATCATTGATATGTTGCGTCAACGTTCTAGGCCTTATCTTTTTTCTAACTCATTAGCCCCAGCAATAGTAGGAGCATCAATAAAAGTATTTGACTTACTTTCAAACGACACAACATTGAGAGATAAGCTAGAATGGAATACCAATTACTTTAAAAAAGGAATTAAAGAAGCTGGCTTCGACATTGTAGATGGTGATTCTGCTATTGTTCCAGTAATGCTGTACGACGCTAAACTATCACAAATAATGGCTAACAAATTACTTGAAGAAGGTATTTATGTAATTGGCTTCTTTTTTCCAGTTGTACCAAGAGAAAAGGCAAGAATTAGAGTACAATTATCTGCAGCTCATGAAAAAGAACATTTGGACAAAGCAATTGCTGCCTTTATTAAGGTGGGCAAAGCACTTGAAATTGTTTAG
- a CDS encoding UvrD-helicase domain-containing protein, translated as MNSSSFNIYNASAGSGKTYTLVKEYLKILFKSPYKDAYKNILAITFTNKAVGEMKERIIDTLKIFSSESVIENPNSMFTDICIDLNISAKELTKKAQNILENIIHNYAAFDISTIDKFTQRLIRTFAYDLHLPLNFEVELDTDTLLAKAVDNLIARAGTEKELTKILIDFAIEKADDDKSWDVTYDFNPIAKLLVNENHVPYVELLKDKTLKDFKSLKKFIKKELKRTSKIIQEESKAVLTLINEAGLEYNAFSRSSLPNYFIKLTYKDYNVSFDLNWQRNLIEGGTLYPSRVTQDISSIINNIQPELISGFQKTKQGVVNYIFLQNFYKNITPLSVLNEINKEVAKIKEDKNILLISEFNSIISKHIKEQPAPFIYERIGEKFKHYFIDEFQDTSKMQWQNLVPLLENSLSGENGSVMLVGDAKQAIYRWRGGEAEQFIGLYNGNNPFHLESKVEKLPVNYRSYKQIIAFNNAFFKHLSSFVFSDNGYAQLYQNSHQDTFKNNEGYVNINFLELSREGDKDNEYPKEVLKTINNCLENGFDLKDICVLVRKKKEGVAIANYLSEFGIDIISSETLLVGNSPEVAFIVNLLKFILEPNNLQLKIEVLSYIATHKLQVDDIHSFYKEFIALNIHDFFLKLNALGFNFNYKEALQTSVYEVIEAVIYGFKLVDISNAYVQFFLDYALDYVNKKNSNLADFITSFETKKDSLTIVSPEGQNAVKIMTIHKSKGLEFPVVIFPYADLDIYKENSPKIWFPLNPEKYQDFKAAYLNYNKNIEAVNEDGEMLYAQHQSELELDNINLLYVALTRPIEQLHIISDKKLLKNGNENLNSYSGLFINYLKHNSQWNDTQLRYSFGDQKRLSKPESDTATTQKQTQFISVPKKNHGINIIANSGYLWDTSQKDAIERGNLIHNIMSQIKTKDDIDFTLENFISAAIINPSQAIELKTVIENIVNHPLLTYLFNPDLTVYNEKDIITKQGEILRPDRIVINTKNEATIVDYKTGSPNNSHVKQIETYSSALRDMSYNVKKGILIYTNDSIEIKEV; from the coding sequence TTGAACTCATCTTCATTTAATATATATAATGCTTCTGCTGGAAGTGGTAAGACCTATACTTTAGTTAAAGAGTATTTAAAAATACTGTTTAAATCGCCTTATAAAGATGCTTATAAAAACATACTCGCCATCACATTTACTAATAAAGCTGTTGGAGAAATGAAAGAGCGAATTATTGACACGCTCAAAATATTTTCTTCGGAATCGGTTATTGAAAACCCCAATAGTATGTTTACAGATATTTGTATAGACCTTAATATTAGTGCAAAAGAGCTCACTAAAAAAGCTCAAAATATTTTGGAAAACATTATCCATAACTATGCTGCTTTTGACATTTCAACCATAGACAAGTTCACACAAAGGCTTATTAGAACATTTGCTTACGATTTACATCTTCCCTTAAATTTTGAAGTTGAACTAGACACAGACACCCTTTTAGCAAAAGCTGTTGATAATTTAATTGCTCGTGCAGGAACAGAAAAAGAGCTTACAAAAATCTTGATTGACTTTGCCATTGAAAAAGCTGATGATGATAAAAGCTGGGATGTAACTTATGATTTTAATCCAATAGCGAAATTGTTGGTCAATGAAAATCATGTGCCTTATGTTGAGCTGCTAAAAGACAAAACCTTAAAAGATTTTAAATCGCTAAAAAAATTCATAAAAAAAGAACTCAAAAGAACTTCTAAAATAATACAAGAAGAATCAAAAGCTGTTTTAACTCTTATAAATGAAGCTGGTTTGGAGTATAACGCTTTTAGTAGAAGTTCTCTTCCAAATTACTTCATTAAATTAACCTACAAAGATTATAATGTCTCTTTCGATTTAAATTGGCAAAGAAATTTAATTGAAGGAGGGACTCTTTACCCTAGTCGAGTTACACAAGATATTTCAAGCATTATTAATAATATACAACCAGAGCTAATTTCAGGATTTCAAAAAACTAAACAAGGTGTTGTTAATTATATTTTTCTCCAAAATTTTTATAAGAATATTACACCTCTTTCTGTGCTTAACGAAATAAACAAAGAGGTAGCTAAAATTAAGGAGGACAAAAATATATTACTGATATCGGAGTTTAATTCAATCATTAGTAAGCACATCAAAGAGCAGCCTGCACCATTTATATATGAACGCATTGGCGAAAAATTTAAGCATTATTTTATTGATGAATTTCAAGACACTTCTAAAATGCAATGGCAAAATTTAGTACCGCTTCTTGAAAATTCTTTATCTGGTGAAAATGGAAGTGTGATGCTGGTTGGAGATGCAAAACAAGCTATTTATAGGTGGAGAGGTGGAGAAGCAGAACAGTTTATTGGTTTATATAATGGCAACAACCCTTTTCATCTTGAATCGAAAGTAGAAAAACTCCCTGTTAACTATAGAAGTTATAAGCAAATAATAGCATTTAATAATGCTTTTTTTAAACATTTATCATCTTTCGTTTTTAGTGATAATGGCTATGCCCAATTATACCAAAACAGCCATCAGGATACGTTTAAAAACAATGAAGGCTATGTGAATATTAACTTTTTAGAACTTAGTAGAGAGGGTGATAAAGACAACGAATATCCAAAAGAAGTATTAAAAACCATAAATAATTGTTTAGAGAATGGCTTTGACTTAAAAGACATTTGTGTGCTTGTAAGAAAGAAAAAGGAGGGTGTAGCTATTGCTAATTATTTGTCGGAATTTGGCATAGATATTATTTCTTCGGAAACATTGCTTGTTGGTAATTCTCCTGAAGTAGCATTTATTGTCAACCTTTTAAAGTTTATCCTAGAACCAAATAATCTTCAGCTAAAAATAGAGGTTCTTAGTTATATTGCAACTCATAAGCTTCAAGTTGATGACATACATTCATTTTATAAAGAATTTATTGCACTAAACATCCATGACTTCTTTTTAAAGTTAAATGCTCTTGGGTTTAATTTTAACTACAAAGAAGCACTTCAAACTTCAGTTTATGAAGTTATAGAGGCTGTGATTTATGGATTTAAACTTGTAGATATATCTAATGCCTATGTCCAATTTTTCTTAGACTACGCTTTGGATTATGTAAACAAAAAGAATTCTAATTTGGCAGATTTCATCACTAGTTTTGAAACTAAAAAAGATAGTTTAACCATTGTGTCTCCAGAAGGACAAAATGCTGTTAAAATTATGACCATTCATAAATCTAAAGGTTTGGAGTTTCCAGTTGTTATTTTTCCTTATGCCGATTTAGATATTTATAAAGAGAATAGTCCTAAAATTTGGTTTCCGTTAAATCCTGAAAAATATCAAGATTTTAAAGCTGCTTATTTAAATTATAATAAAAACATTGAAGCTGTAAACGAAGATGGAGAAATGTTATACGCACAACATCAATCAGAATTAGAATTGGACAATATTAATCTTCTTTACGTTGCCCTAACAAGACCTATTGAGCAGCTACATATCATAAGCGATAAAAAACTCCTTAAAAATGGTAATGAAAATTTAAACAGTTATAGTGGTTTATTCATAAATTATTTGAAGCATAATAGTCAATGGAATGATACCCAACTACGTTATTCTTTTGGTGACCAGAAAAGATTATCTAAACCAGAAAGTGATACTGCAACAACCCAAAAACAAACACAATTCATTTCTGTTCCTAAAAAAAATCATGGTATTAATATTATTGCAAACTCTGGATACTTATGGGATACTAGTCAAAAAGATGCCATTGAAAGAGGTAATCTAATCCATAATATTATGTCCCAAATAAAAACCAAAGACGATATCGATTTTACCTTAGAAAATTTTATTTCGGCAGCAATAATCAACCCTTCTCAAGCAATAGAATTAAAAACAGTCATTGAAAACATAGTCAATCATCCTTTACTAACATATTTATTCAATCCAGATCTAACTGTTTACAACGAAAAAGATATTATTACAAAACAAGGAGAAATATTACGTCCTGACAGAATCGTAATAAACACTAAAAACGAAGCTACAATTGTAGATTACAAAACAGGATCTCCTAATAACAGCCATGTAAAGCAAATAGAAACGTATAGTAGTGCTTTAAGAGATATGTCATATAACGTAAAAAAGGGAATACTAATTTACACGAACGATTCTATAGAAATAAAAGAAGTGTAA
- a CDS encoding superoxide dismutase yields the protein MAFELPKLKYAYDALEPHIDARTMEIHHSKHHNGYTTKLNAAIAGTNLEGKSIEDILTNLDMSNGAVRNNGGGFYNHSLFWDVMNPEGKGYLSGELKDAIEAAYGSKEAFVEAFSKAAATQFGSGWAWLCVHKGGKVEVCSTPNQDNPLMPGVSCGGTPILGLDVWEHAYYLNYQNRRPDYIEAFFNVINWNEVERRYAEAK from the coding sequence ATGGCTTTCGAATTACCGAAATTAAAATATGCTTACGATGCTTTAGAGCCTCATATTGATGCACGCACAATGGAAATACATCACTCAAAACACCACAATGGTTATACAACTAAATTAAATGCAGCCATTGCAGGAACAAACTTAGAGGGAAAATCTATTGAAGATATCTTAACTAATTTAGATATGAGCAATGGTGCAGTTAGAAATAATGGAGGAGGTTTTTACAACCACTCTTTATTTTGGGATGTAATGAATCCAGAAGGGAAAGGATATTTATCTGGAGAATTGAAAGATGCGATTGAAGCAGCCTATGGTTCCAAGGAAGCTTTTGTTGAAGCTTTCAGTAAAGCTGCTGCAACTCAATTTGGTTCAGGTTGGGCTTGGTTGTGTGTTCATAAAGGTGGAAAAGTTGAGGTATGCTCAACGCCTAATCAAGACAACCCATTAATGCCAGGAGTATCATGTGGTGGGACACCAATTTTAGGATTGGATGTTTGGGAACACGCATACTATTTAAATTATCAAAACCGAAGACCAGATTATATTGAAGCATTTTTTAATGTAATTAATTGGAATGAAGTAGAAAGACGTTATGCAGAAGCTAAATAA
- a CDS encoding amidophosphoribosyltransferase produces MSDALKHECGIAHIRLLKPLEYYKEKYGSAFYGVNKMYLLMEKQHNRGQDGAGFASIKLDTRPGERYISRVRSIQQQPIQDIFAQINERINKEITENPEYANDVDLQKRHIPYIGEVLLGHVRYGTFGKNSVESVHPFLRQNNWMHRNLIMAGNFNMTNVKELFGNLVDLGQHPKEYTDTITIMEKVGHFLDDAVSKIYKNLKKEGYSKSECSPLIAERLNIAKILKRAAKNWDGGYAMAGLIGHGDSFVLRDPAGIRPAYYYKDDEVVVVASERPVIQTVFNVDLNDVKELDPGHAIITKKSGEVAIKQILEPLERKACSFERIYFSRGSDSEIYQERKLLGKLIMPKVLEAINNDIKNSVFSYIPNTAETSFFGMIETVENFLNKKKTKAILSGGGKMSAKKVTDILSEHPRIEKIAIKDVKLRTFITEDSSRDDLVAHVYDITYGVIKPEDNLVIIDDSIVRGTTLKKSILKMMDRLNPKKIVVVSSAPQIRYPDCYGIDMANLESLVAFRAALSLLKDNNKYDTVEKVYNKCKAQVDLEDKEVENFVKEIYAPFTDEQISDKISELLSDDSLNAEVKIIFQSVENLHKACPKNLGDWYFTGNYPTIGGNRVVNRAFINFYEGNKERAY; encoded by the coding sequence ATGAGTGACGCTTTAAAACATGAATGTGGAATTGCCCATATTAGACTTTTAAAACCTTTAGAATATTATAAAGAAAAATACGGTAGTGCCTTTTATGGTGTAAATAAAATGTATCTGCTAATGGAAAAGCAGCACAATCGTGGACAAGATGGTGCGGGTTTTGCTAGTATAAAGCTAGATACAAGACCTGGTGAAAGATACATAAGTAGAGTGCGCTCTATACAACAGCAACCTATTCAAGATATTTTTGCTCAGATTAATGAGCGTATTAATAAAGAGATTACTGAAAATCCAGAATACGCAAATGATGTTGATTTGCAAAAACGACATATTCCCTACATTGGAGAAGTATTGTTAGGGCATGTTAGATACGGAACTTTTGGGAAAAATAGTGTAGAAAGTGTGCATCCGTTTTTAAGACAAAATAACTGGATGCATAGAAACCTAATTATGGCAGGAAACTTTAACATGACCAATGTTAAAGAGCTTTTTGGAAACTTAGTAGACTTAGGTCAACACCCTAAAGAATATACCGATACCATAACCATCATGGAAAAAGTTGGACATTTTCTGGATGATGCGGTTAGTAAAATTTATAAAAATTTAAAAAAAGAAGGGTATAGCAAAAGCGAATGCTCTCCATTAATTGCTGAACGACTAAATATTGCTAAAATTTTAAAAAGAGCTGCAAAAAATTGGGATGGTGGTTATGCTATGGCTGGTTTAATTGGTCATGGTGATTCGTTTGTACTTCGTGACCCTGCTGGTATTCGTCCTGCATATTATTATAAAGATGATGAAGTTGTCGTGGTTGCTTCGGAGCGTCCAGTAATTCAAACAGTTTTTAATGTTGATTTAAATGATGTGAAAGAACTAGATCCTGGTCATGCTATCATTACCAAAAAATCTGGAGAAGTTGCTATTAAGCAAATATTAGAACCTTTAGAAAGAAAAGCATGTTCGTTTGAACGCATCTATTTCTCAAGAGGAAGTGATTCCGAAATTTACCAAGAGCGTAAATTATTAGGTAAACTCATTATGCCTAAAGTGTTAGAAGCAATAAACAACGATATTAAAAACTCTGTCTTTTCATATATTCCGAATACTGCTGAAACATCATTTTTTGGAATGATTGAAACTGTCGAAAACTTTTTAAATAAGAAAAAAACCAAAGCCATATTAAGTGGTGGTGGAAAAATGTCGGCCAAAAAAGTTACTGATATCCTATCTGAACATCCAAGAATTGAAAAAATAGCTATTAAGGATGTGAAATTAAGAACTTTTATTACTGAAGACAGTAGTCGTGATGATCTTGTAGCCCATGTCTATGATATTACTTATGGTGTAATAAAACCCGAAGACAATCTTGTAATAATAGATGATAGTATTGTAAGAGGGACTACGTTAAAGAAAAGTATCTTAAAAATGATGGATCGATTAAACCCCAAAAAAATAGTAGTTGTTTCATCGGCTCCACAAATACGTTATCCAGATTGTTATGGAATAGATATGGCTAACCTAGAAAGCTTAGTAGCTTTTAGAGCAGCTTTATCTCTTCTAAAGGATAATAATAAGTATGATACTGTTGAAAAAGTTTATAATAAATGTAAAGCTCAAGTTGATTTAGAGGATAAAGAGGTTGAAAATTTTGTGAAAGAAATATATGCGCCTTTTACCGATGAGCAAATTTCTGACAAAATATCTGAGCTTTTAAGCGATGACTCTTTAAATGCAGAGGTTAAAATAATCTTTCAGTCGGTAGAAAACTTGCATAAAGCGTGTCCAAAAAACCTTGGAGATTGGTATTTTACCGGTAATTACCCAACTATTGGAGGTAATCGAGTGGTTAACAGGGCTTTTATTAATTTTTACGAAGGAAATAAGGAACGTGCATATTAG
- a CDS encoding PfkB family carbohydrate kinase has product MGKLVIVGTVAFDAIETPFGKTDKILGGAATFIGLAASQFNVNSAAVSVVGGDFPKKYLDLLQNKNIDISGIEIVKEGKTFFWSGLYHNDMNSRDTLATELNVLADFQPVVPENYKDAKVVMLGNLHPLTQLSVLEQMNEKPKLVVLDTMNFWMDNALEDLHKVIKKIDVITINDEEARQLTREYSLVVAARKIHDMGPKYVVIKKGEHGALLFNNDNVFYAPALPLEEVFDPTGAGDTFAGGFAGYLAKTEDLSFENMKNAVIYGSTLASFCVEKFGTERMVNLKSDEVHKRLQQFKALTQFEIELT; this is encoded by the coding sequence ATGGGCAAATTAGTGATTGTTGGTACTGTAGCTTTTGATGCTATTGAAACCCCTTTTGGAAAGACTGATAAAATTCTTGGTGGCGCAGCAACTTTTATAGGGCTAGCGGCATCTCAATTTAATGTAAACTCAGCCGCTGTATCAGTAGTTGGAGGTGATTTTCCTAAAAAATACTTAGATCTTCTTCAAAATAAAAATATTGACATTTCTGGAATAGAAATAGTAAAAGAAGGCAAAACCTTTTTCTGGAGCGGTTTATATCACAACGATATGAATTCTCGCGATACACTTGCTACAGAATTAAATGTATTAGCTGATTTTCAACCTGTTGTACCTGAAAACTATAAAGACGCAAAAGTAGTTATGTTAGGAAATCTTCATCCTTTAACACAATTAAGTGTTTTGGAGCAAATGAATGAAAAACCTAAATTGGTAGTATTAGACACTATGAATTTTTGGATGGATAACGCGCTTGAAGATTTACATAAAGTCATCAAGAAAATTGATGTTATTACTATTAATGATGAGGAAGCTAGACAACTTACTAGAGAATACTCTTTAGTAGTTGCTGCTAGAAAAATTCATGATATGGGACCAAAGTATGTAGTAATTAAAAAAGGAGAACATGGCGCATTATTATTTAATAATGATAATGTGTTTTATGCACCAGCTCTTCCTCTAGAAGAAGTGTTTGACCCAACAGGAGCAGGAGATACATTTGCTGGTGGTTTTGCAGGCTATTTAGCTAAAACCGAAGACCTTTCTTTTGAGAATATGAAAAATGCTGTGATTTACGGTTCAACATTGGCCTCTTTTTGTGTAGAAAAATTTGGCACAGAACGCATGGTCAATCTAAAAAGTGATGAAGTCCACAAACGACTTCAGCAATTTAAAGCCTTAACACAATTTGAAATAGAATTAACATAA
- a CDS encoding ribonuclease H family protein, whose product MAKKKKKYYTVWKGHHTGVFESWNDCKAQIKDYQSAQYKSFATFEAAKKALKGNYKDYIGKAKKFTSELTEEQLKKIGQPNYNSIAVDAASSGNPGKMEYRGVDTKTKKQLFIQGPFEEGTNNIGEFLAIVHGLAFLKQKNSNRIIYTDSKTAISWVKKKKCNTKLERSEKNKDIFELVDRAIKWLKTNSYNTTIVKWETKAWGEIPADFGRK is encoded by the coding sequence ATGGCTAAAAAAAAGAAAAAATACTATACTGTTTGGAAAGGACATCACACAGGTGTTTTTGAATCTTGGAATGATTGTAAAGCACAGATAAAAGATTATCAAAGTGCACAATACAAATCTTTTGCAACTTTTGAGGCGGCAAAAAAAGCATTAAAAGGTAATTACAAAGACTATATTGGTAAAGCTAAAAAATTCACCTCAGAGCTCACAGAAGAGCAACTTAAAAAAATTGGTCAGCCAAATTACAATTCCATCGCTGTTGATGCCGCTTCTAGCGGAAATCCAGGAAAAATGGAGTATCGAGGCGTAGATACTAAAACCAAAAAGCAATTATTTATTCAAGGCCCTTTCGAAGAAGGCACTAATAATATTGGTGAATTTTTAGCGATAGTACATGGTTTGGCTTTTCTAAAACAAAAAAACAGTAATCGTATTATTTATACAGATTCGAAAACTGCAATAAGTTGGGTTAAAAAGAAAAAATGCAATACAAAACTAGAACGTTCAGAAAAAAATAAAGATATTTTTGAACTGGTCGATAGAGCCATAAAATGGTTAAAAACCAACAGCTACAACACAACTATTGTAAAATGGGAAACCAAAGCTTGGGGGGAAATTCCTGCCGATTTTGGTAGAAAATAA
- a CDS encoding phosphoribosylglycinamide formyltransferase: MKRIVIFASGSGTNAENLIKFFHNRENASVIQVLTNNPHAKVIDRCNNLKISCLSFNRTAFYKTPHVLDILNNVNPDLIVLAGFLWKFPENILKTFPNKVINVHPALLPNYGGKGMYGMHVHEAIVANKEIETGITIHYVNEHYDEGAIIFQAKCEVLPTDSAKDVAAKIHELEMKYFPKVVNSLLNG, from the coding sequence ATGAAACGAATTGTAATCTTTGCTTCCGGAAGTGGAACTAATGCTGAAAATTTAATAAAGTTTTTTCACAACAGAGAAAATGCTTCTGTTATTCAGGTACTAACTAACAATCCTCATGCCAAAGTTATTGATAGGTGTAATAATTTAAAAATCAGTTGCTTGTCATTTAATCGAACTGCTTTTTACAAGACACCCCACGTGTTGGATATTTTAAATAACGTGAACCCAGACCTTATAGTTTTAGCAGGTTTTTTATGGAAATTTCCAGAAAATATCTTAAAGACATTTCCAAATAAAGTCATTAATGTGCATCCGGCCTTATTACCAAATTATGGAGGAAAAGGCATGTATGGTATGCATGTACATGAAGCGATTGTTGCTAATAAAGAAATAGAAACTGGTATCACAATTCACTATGTAAACGAACATTATGATGAAGGTGCTATAATTTTTCAAGCAAAATGCGAGGTTTTACCTACGGATTCGGCTAAAGATGTGGCTGCAAAAATTCATGAATTAGAGATGAAATATTTCCCGAAGGTGGTTAATTCACTTTTAAATGGCTAA
- a CDS encoding acyl carrier protein — MSDIASRVKAIIVDKLGVDENEVVTEASFTNDLGADSLDTVELIMEFEKEFDIQIPDDQAENIATVGQAVSYIEAAK, encoded by the coding sequence ATGTCAGACATTGCATCAAGAGTAAAAGCGATTATCGTAGACAAATTAGGTGTTGATGAAAACGAAGTTGTAACTGAAGCTAGCTTCACAAACGATTTAGGAGCAGATTCATTAGACACTGTTGAATTAATTATGGAGTTCGAAAAAGAATTCGATATTCAAATTCCAGATGATCAAGCTGAAAACATTGCAACAGTAGGTCAAGCAGTATCATATATTGAAGCCGCAAAATAA